A single genomic interval of Aedes aegypti strain LVP_AGWG chromosome 1, AaegL5.0 Primary Assembly, whole genome shotgun sequence harbors:
- the LOC5576515 gene encoding putative defense protein 3 → MKGFLVVAAVVTCLVTVSSGFPDGAPADTCVKTRFNQPNHGAARSQELNTSPFRVVASGNNFSPGSQIQVDVAGQDVFRGFFLQARDAQTNEWIGQWVESPNTKTIPECSAITHADNKDKERATFIWTAPKDRQGQVYFT, encoded by the coding sequence ATGAAGGGATTCCTGGTGGTAGCAGCTGTTGTGACCTGTCTGGTGACCGTGTCCAGTGGATTTCCGGATGGTGCTCCGGCAGATACCTGTGTCAAGACGCGGTTCAACCAGCCGAATCATGGCGCCGCTCGGAGTCAGGAGTTGAACACCAGCCCCTTCCGGGTGGTGGCCAGTGGAAACAACTTTTCGCCGGGTAGCCAGATCCAGGTGGACGTTGCCGGTCAGGATGTGTTCCGTGGGTTCTTCCTGCAGGCTCGGGATGCCCAGACGAACGAATGGATCGGCCAGTGGGTGGAATCGCCGAACACGAAAACCATCCCCGAGTGCTCGGCCATTACGCACGCCGATAACAAGGACAAGGAGCGGGCTACTTTCATCTGGACGGCGCCCAAGGACCGCCAGGGACAGGTGTACTTCACGTAA